In the genome of Chryseobacterium phocaeense, the window AAAAATTCTTATGTAATTATCAGAAAATGGAACTAGTAGTATTAAATACATCAGGAAAAGAGACCGGAAGAAAAGTAACTCTAGACGAAACAGTATTCGGAATTGAGCCAAATCAGCACGCGGTTTACTTAGAAGTTAAACAGTACCTTGCTGCACAAAGACAAGGGACTCATAAAGCAAAAGAAAGAAGCGAAATTACTGCTTCTACTAAAAAACTTAAGAAGCAAAAAGGATCTGGTTCTGCAAGATACGGGGATATCAAATCTCCAACTTTCAGAGGTGGAGGTAGAGTATTCGGACCAAAGCCAAGAGATTACAGATTCAAATTGAATAAAGCTCTTAAGAGATTGGCTAAAAAATCTGTTCTTTCTCAAAAAATGAGAGACAACAGCATTAAAGTATTAGAGGCTTTCAATTTCGAAACTCCTAAAACTAAAGAGTTTATCAATATCAATAACGCTTTAGGATTCGAAGGTAAAAAATCTCTTTACATCTTAGATGAAGCAAACAAAAATGTTTATTTATCTTCAAGAAACTTACCTAAGACTAAAGTTCTTACTTACAACGAAATTAGCTCTTATGACTTAATCAATGCAGGTGAGATCGTATTCTTAGAAGGTGCTATCGAGAAATTCCAGGAAAATTTAAAGAAATAAATCATGTCTATTATTATTAAACCAGTTATCTCAGAAAAGGCTAATTACCTTACAGATTTAAGAGGTTCTTATTCTTTCTTAGTAGATACTAAAGCGAATAAAATCCAGATTAAAAAGGCTGTTGAAGCAGCTTACGGTGTAAAAGTAGCAGACGTTAACACAATGATTTATGCTCCGAAGGTTTCTTCAAAATACACTAAAAAAGGTCTTCAAGTAGGAAAGACAAACAAATTGAAAAAAGCGGTAATCAAACTTGCTGAAGGTGAGGTTATCGATATTTTTGCTGTAAATTAATTATTAATTATAAATAATAGTAATGTCTGTTAGAAAATTAAAACCTATCACCCCAGGACAGAGATTCAGAATTGTAAACAATTTTGAGGAAATTACTACCAACAAACCGGAGAAATCTCTAACCGTTGGTATTAGTAAGTCAGGTGGACGTAACCAAACTGGTAAAATGACCATGCGTTACACCGGAGGTGGACACAAAAAGAAATACAGAATTATCGACTTCAAAAGAAACAAGCATGACGTTGAAGCTACCGTTAAGACTGTAGAATACGATCCAAACAGAACTGCATTTATCGCTTTATTAGAGTACGCAGACGGAGAGAAGAGATACATCATCGCTCCAAACGGTATCAAAGTAGATCAGAAAGTAGTTTCAGGAGAAAGCGTTGAACCGAACGTAGGTAACGCAATGAAATTGAAAAACATTCCATTGGGTACTGTAATCTCTTGTGTTGAAATGAAGCCTGGCCAAGGTGCTATTTTAGCAAGAAGTGCTGGTTCTTCAGCTCAATTAACTTCAAGAGACGGGAAATACGCAATCATCAAATTGCCTTCAGGAGAATCAAGAATGATCCTTACTGAATGTTATGCAATGATTGGATCAGTTTCTAACTCCGATCACCAGTTAACTGTATCAGGTAAGGCTGGTAGAAGCAGATGGTTAGGTAGAAGACCAAGAACAAGAGCCGTTGTAATGAACCCTGTAGATCACCCAATGGGAGGTGGTGAAGGACGTTCTTCAGGAGGTCACCCAAGATCTAGAAACGGTAAACCGGCTAAAGGTTACAAAACTAGAAAGAAAAACAAAGTGTCTAACCGTTACATCGTATCTAAAAGAAAATAATTATGGCAAGATCACTTAAAAAAGGACCGTTCATTCATCATACTTTAGATAAGAAGGTTCAGGCAAATATAGAGTCTGGTAAGAAGACAGTTATTAAAACTTGGTCTAGAGCATCGATGATCTC includes:
- the rplB gene encoding 50S ribosomal protein L2, with translation MSVRKLKPITPGQRFRIVNNFEEITTNKPEKSLTVGISKSGGRNQTGKMTMRYTGGGHKKKYRIIDFKRNKHDVEATVKTVEYDPNRTAFIALLEYADGEKRYIIAPNGIKVDQKVVSGESVEPNVGNAMKLKNIPLGTVISCVEMKPGQGAILARSAGSSAQLTSRDGKYAIIKLPSGESRMILTECYAMIGSVSNSDHQLTVSGKAGRSRWLGRRPRTRAVVMNPVDHPMGGGEGRSSGGHPRSRNGKPAKGYKTRKKNKVSNRYIVSKRK
- the rplW gene encoding 50S ribosomal protein L23, whose amino-acid sequence is MSIIIKPVISEKANYLTDLRGSYSFLVDTKANKIQIKKAVEAAYGVKVADVNTMIYAPKVSSKYTKKGLQVGKTNKLKKAVIKLAEGEVIDIFAVN
- the rplD gene encoding 50S ribosomal protein L4; its protein translation is MELVVLNTSGKETGRKVTLDETVFGIEPNQHAVYLEVKQYLAAQRQGTHKAKERSEITASTKKLKKQKGSGSARYGDIKSPTFRGGGRVFGPKPRDYRFKLNKALKRLAKKSVLSQKMRDNSIKVLEAFNFETPKTKEFININNALGFEGKKSLYILDEANKNVYLSSRNLPKTKVLTYNEISSYDLINAGEIVFLEGAIEKFQENLKK